The genomic window AGCGGCGGCGAATTTGAGGTCTGTGAGAGTTGGGATCCAGTTGCATTGTCAAGCATTGGTTCATGGGCTTGATACCCATCTTTTTGTTGGGACGACTTTGATTAGTATGTATGGGGAGTGCGGGTTTGTTGGGTTTGCGAGGAAGGTATTTGATGAAATGCCTGAGCCAAATGCGATTGCCTGGAATGCGATGGTCACTGCGTGTTGTAGGGGTGGTGATATGAAGGGTGGAAGAGAATTGTTTGACTTGATGCCTGTTCGGAACTTGATGTCGTGGAATGTTATGCTTGCTGGGTACACGAAAGCTGGGGAGCTGGAACTGGCTAGGGAGATGTTTTTGGAGATGCCAATGAAGGATGATGTCTCGTGGAGTACCATGATTGTTGGTTTTGCTCATAATGGGTATTTTGAAGaggcttttagttttttcagaGAGCTGCAGAGGAAGGGGATGAGGCCGAATGAGACAAGCTTAACTGGGGTGCTTTCAGCGTGTGCACAGGCAGGTGCACTTGAGTTTGGCAAAATATTACATGGCTTTATTGAGAAATCTGGGTTGGCTTGGATTGTATCAGTTAACAATGCATTATTGGATACTTATTCCAAGTGTGGGAATGTACTTATGGCTCAACTAGTTTTCGAGCGAATAATGAATGAAAGAAACATTGTTTCTTGGACTTCGATGATGGCTGCGCTCGCAATGCATGGTCATGGAGAAGAAGCAATTGGGATCTTTCATAAGATGGAAGAGTCTGGAATTAGACCTGATGAGATTGcctttatttcacttttatatgCTTGTAGTCATGCTGGATTGGTCGAACAAGGATGTGAATATTTTGATAAGATGAAAGGCATGTACAATATAGAACCATCTATTGAGCATTATGGTTGCATGGTTGATCTATATGGTCGGGCTGGTCAACTTCAGAAGGCCTATGAATTTGTTTGTCAAATGCCAATTCCATGTACTGCAATTATTTGGCGGACACTTCTTGGGGCTTGCAGCATGCATGGTGATGTTAAGTTGGCGGAACAAGTGAAAGAAAGACTTTCAGAGCTAGACCCCAACAACTCTAGTGACCATGTTCTGCTGTCAAATGCTTATGCAGTTGCAGGGAAATGGAAGGATGCAGCTTCTGTGAGAAGATCAATGACTGAACAGAGAATCACCAAAACTCCTGGTTGGAGCATGATTGAAGTTGACAAAATCATGTATACTTTCTTGGCAGGCACAAAACAATATAAGATTACAGAAGAGGCTTACAAGAAGCTAAAGGAGATTATAAGGAGGCTTAGGGTTGAAGGGGGTTATGTTCCAGAGATTGGAAGGGTTTTACATGacatagaagaggaagaaaaggaaggtTCAGTGTCAGTGCATAGCGAAAAGCTTGCTGTAGCTTTTGGTATTGCAAGGTTGTGCAAGGGGAGGACTATAAGAATAGTTAAGAATTTGAGGATTTGCAGGGACTGTCATGCAGTGATGAAGCTTATTTCTCAGATTTATAAAGTGGAGATCGTGGTGAGAGATAGAAGCCGCTTTCACTCTTTCAAGGATGGTTATTGTTCATGCAGAGATTACTGGTAAATGCTGATTACTTAAAGTTAAAGCAAACGAAACAGAAAAAATCCCCATGATCAGGATAACATTCTCTTGGAAGGAGTATGCTTTACAAATGATAATCACAGTTGCTAAGTCGGACATGCTATCTGTAAAGCTTTTTAAATAGCCATTTGCTTCGCTGATTAACTTCCATTGCCGCAAATATCTTGGCGTTTTCCTCATTTTCTAGAAGTTTACAAGCTTCCAAGAAGATCTCGTCTTCCATGTCTGCTATAGCTTGAAGTGCATCAACAATTACTTCGATTGACAGGTTTCTTCTTCGTGCTCCTCCATAACTACCATTGGTTTCTGACCAAGTGCTTCTTGAGCCTCTCCTTTCCCGTGTCTGCCAACTTTCCTTGAAGACACCACCACTGAGGAAGAAAGAGACTTTCGTTTCTGCCTTTGGTCAGATATTTCAAGTTCTGATATGGTGCGTCTCCAAAAACACCATCAATCCCCATATCGAATTCATTTTTGTCAAACCCCATTTTTACACCCTTATGACTTGCTCTTCCCACTGCCATGCTATTACCATATAGTACACAAAGATCATTATAACTGTCCAGGATTCTGTCTGCACCTGGGTGTTCCtgcagaaaaaaatcataaaatgagAAGCTAATAAAATTTTTGGTTAAATGGTATTGAAGGCCTGCCATACCTAGGGGAGTTAAAACTGTAAGCCATGAGGACATGTTTATGTTTGAGAAGGAAACATACCTTGATATACGCATACCAGTCATCATCACCAGCTATCTCCATCTGCTCTGTTTCTTCCCATGCACAACCATTCTGACTGAGAATATTTGCAATGTTCCTATACTCTTTCATCAATCTTAATTACCAGCTTTCAACAGCATCTGTGTCACATAGTCCAAATTTTTCATTGAATGCTGCAATTATCCAGGCCGAAGCTTGCTCATTGAAAGTCTCATGGTTTTTATTGCATACGTAAACACTAAAATTTCTACAAGTAAAcccaaacaaattaaatgtacTGGGTGTGGGTCTAACTTAAATTTATCAGGTttgtattcaaaataaattaaaaaactcggtataaatatattttatggttCTTACTTTAATATTCTTAtaactaaaagtattttaagtaatttttatatcaatttttctaaaatatgccTTCCATAAATGATATTTGAGATAAGTTACATCTAACATGTCTATAAATAGACaacaaaatcatcaaatcaagcaAGAAATTAGGCAGCTCTGACATCAAATTTGCTCCTGTTGGACTGACCAACATGTTCAATAGTGATGGCACAATTCAAGAAGTGGCCTATTTTGATTCTGAAGAAGCTGAGACTTGGGTGAAGGTTGAGATTGAAGGAGAAGGGAATTTCTTATCCTACTCAAATGTATGTCCAATCAAGTGCTTGTTGAATGGAGCTGGGGCTGGTTTTGAGTGGGTAGATAATGGAAAGCTGACCTTAAATCTCCCTTGGACTGAAGAAACCTGTGGCCTATCTTCTGTCGCTTTTCTTTTCTGAAGTCACTAGTGAATTTTTTTCCCATCAATGTCACTAGTGAGagttaatttcatgatttaaaccctcttttatgaatttaatagactagttaatatcttttttttattgatgtttagAATCTTGCTACTGTGAAGAGACGTCGTTTTATCGCCATCATTTTTGCAAAGGAAAATCTTATCGAAGATGCATGCATGGAAACTATCAAAAGTTGCGTTTAATTTGTTTCATGTAAGAAGAAGGATACGATAAACAATGTACATGCATGAATGATATCCATCCTCtttggaaataaattaattttccatTAATGGTATACTAAACTATCCTCCAATCACAGGTTAACCATTCTTTATATGTTGGATTCATGAGATATCAAGAATCATGTCAGTGGTTTAATTTAAACACACATATAAACCCAGTTACATGCACTAATTCTTCACAAATTCATCAGAAGAACAAAAGATATTCAGATCTATATGCAGATTTGGTCAATAATGGGCAGCACCAGTACTTCTTCACCACCCCATGTAGTGATTTTCCCATTCATGGCTCAAGGTCACACTCTTCCATTACTAGACTTGTCCAAGGCATTAGCCAGCCGTGGCACAAGAGTAACCATCATCACCACCCCAGCAAATGCTCCATTTATTCTTTCCAAAAACTCTACCCACCCAACAATCTCTTTGTCCATAATCCCTTTTCCAAAAGTTGAAGAATTACCAGAAGGTTGTGAAAATGTTAACCATCTCCCTTCTCCGGATCTCTTTGTCCCTTTTATAAATGCCACCAAACTACTCCAACAGCCTTTTGAAGATGTCCTTAAAGAGTTGTGTGATTGTGATAGCACTATTCCAATTGGTGTTATCTCTGACATGTTTTTGCCTTGGACAGTTGATTCATGTTGCCTGTTCGATATTCCTAGGATTGTCTTTAGTGGGATGGGTGTGTTGCCTACGGTAATTGAAAGAAATGTCTCGTTGCATGTTCCATGCATTTCTAGTTTGCTCCACTCTGAGCCTATAAATTTGCCATCAGTTCCATTTCCATTAAACAAAACTGACTTCCCTGACTTTGTTTGGCGTGGTGATGAAAAGCATCCAATGCTGCCAATTATTTCAGAGATCGAACAGGCAGAGCATAATAGTTGGGGTTACGTAGTTAACAGTTTTGAAGAGCTTGAAGGGGACCATGTTGCTGCCTTTGAAAATCACAAAGAGACCAAAGCATGGCTTGTGGGTCCACTTCTGCTTCATGATCAAAGCAAACAAGATTTGATGAATTCAGGGTCCAAAGACGTTgatcaaaaacaatttagtcCGTACATCAAGTGGCTGGACCAGAAAATGGAAGGAGTGGGTCCAGGTAATGTGATCTATGTGGCATTCGGTTCACAATCATATATGACAGATTTACAAATGGAGGAGATTGCTCTTGGGTTGGAGATGGCAGGACAGCCGTTCATTTGGGTGGTCAGATCAAGAACATGGGTCCCACCAGTTGGGTGGGAAGACAGGGTCAAGGAGAGAGGGTTGGCCATACGTGATTGGGTAGACCAGAGGGGTATACTAGAACACCCAGCAATTGGTGGGTTTCTGACTCATTGTGGATGGAATTCAGTGTTGGAGGGCTTGTCAATGGGTGTGCCACTGTTGGCTTGGCCTATGGGAGCAGAGCAAGGATTGAACGCAAGGTATACGGAAATGGGGCTAAAAGCAGGGCTCATGGTCCTTCAAGAACGTGATGCAAAAGATGACCCTATGACCGTTCAACATAATGTGATTTGTGATTCAGTGAAGGAGTTGATCAGAGGTGACCAAGGGAAGAAGGCTAGGGAAAGGGCACAGGAGTTGGGGAGAAAGGCAAGGCAAGCTGTGGAAAAAGGTGGATCATCTGATAAGAAATTGGATGAACTAATCGAATGCCTGACTCTAAAGACAAGAATTCAAGGACGACAAGCTGATACAAAAGGTTAAGAAGAACATCATCTGCTAGTTTTATAAGGCTCTAAAAGTCATAGTTTACAGATTCCAGATAACATTGAAGTGCTCAATGTTATACaaatcaacataaattaattcataatccGCATTAATTGCAGAGATTTGTCTTCTGTCTAAGTTAATAGAACGCATTGACGGTGCATGAATTGTGTTTTTGTAGTGGTTAGCAGCCATTCGATCAGCACCGTTCATGAAAAGAAACTGCAAGGATACTGAATTTCTCACCTAATGGCTAACTCACCATCTCAAGTAACTACAATGCAAGCCAAGCCAAGCAAACCTCACTTCAAATCCAACTTACAAGAAGTCCTTGTGATATACAAGGCAGGAGCTTCAACCAAGAAAACATATCGGTTGCTGATTTTCGAGGTCTAGCACGAAAACATGATGAATTGCAGAATTTATGAAAGTATTTCAGATGAGTGGAAGAGACATTAGTTAATCCATGAAAATTGCTTTCGAACGCTTACAGGCAAAAAAATGccaaatttgaatataaaaagagaagttAATTTAACAGGAAAATATTTCAGACCCCTTGCATGTAGAAAGAATTGTGCAGCCAAAAGTGTCGAGCGAAAGTTCCCTGTCACAATGTCTTTTGTTTTACCAATCAAGCGGTTGTGTTTGGTGCTGCCAGATTTGCGTAGCTTTGGCTGAAGGGGAGAGCTGAGCATGGTTTCCAAACCTTGCGCAGAATATTTCACATGTCTGCTGGGACTTGCATCAGTTTCGGCCCGAAATCCAGAGTTCTGCAAGGAAATCCTGTAAACAGGTACAAAAGCCTGGACTACTAGTTTACATTATTGTACtttcaaaaaccaaatttgaaaacttttCAGAACCACAACAGCATAAAAtagttttgttctttgttttcaaaaacGTAGAAAACCGACAACTAGTTATCAAATGTCGAACTCGGTCCATCCATTGTCAAACTCGGTGTGGAACTGACCTAGCTAAGAGTCCTTGGTTATTGGGTAGCCAAGTCAATTCCTTTTAGAATTGACCTTTAAAGTCATCCGAGTTTGACAATGCTGTCCAAACCTATGAAAGAAAACTCAGTGTTAACCAAATTTCAAGTCACTAAGTCAACTCAGTGTAAACTCAGTAATCCAACCTTTGAAGTCTGGCCGGATTTAATGCCTCCGCAAAATATTCAAGACAAACGAGTAAAGACCTCTTAAGCAATGCAAGGAGGACATTGTAAAAGGATTTGATTAGGCGATGGAAGACTCAGCTAGCCAGAGGAGATGGGGCTTTAGCTCAGCAGCAAAGAACAACAATGCAGGAAACATGTTTTGCATGCTGTAGTAACATGTTGGATTTAGATTTCTTGTTGTTCAACCGTTCGATGAGTTAGAAATTTTAGCATGGCCTCATTGCGTAAATTAAATTAGGGTAATGCTCAAGTTCACAGGTCTCCACgctctatgaaaaaaaatttggtcgGCAATCTCTCCACTGCCTTATAGACATTGGGATTCTGTGGTGGGCCTGAGCAGGAAATGCCCAAAATATAAGCAAGAAGAACTCAACACAGCCCAAAAATAATCACAAGCACTCAAAAATCCAAGCTGTGCTCATTTCTTCCTCAATCATTCTTAATTAAGCTGACCTTTATCATCCCATATTTAGTGGGGGGGGTTCGTCAAGTAACAAGAGAGGTAAATATGGCTGCAGACTGGCTTGCCAGAGCGTATAGACCCTTATTGCCCAGCTAATTGGGCCTGTAGTCTCCCCTGGGGTCTTCAAATGTATCCGATTCCCTCTGCAATGACATTGGCTATGTTCGTtgattaaaaaccaaaaaaacaaaaaaaaatgccctGTCATCATCTATACTCCTCAGGCAAGCGGAATCCAGACATGACCAACTTGTCGGCAAGCATCTTGCCAGTTTTGGGCATGACATGCCAGTGCAATGTCAAGTTAAATTCTTTACCACGAAGATTGCTTCCCTGCACAAGGAAAGATAAATTTTACTTCTGAAACATAGCAAGAGTAGTGCCTGAGGTGTGTCATGGGTATGGGTGTAGAAGCACAGGATGAGTTGTAAAGAAATCACTTCATGAGGATGGTACCTGATCAACAAAACGATACTTGTTTGCGGTCTGAAACCAAAACTTTGCATGCTCTTTAGCAGGTATAATGGCATCCCAAAGTGACACCTATCAGAAAACATTAAGAAAGAGTTACGCTGTGGACAGAGATTTATGCAGCAGACCCTGACATTTGAAGAAGTTAAATGAAAATGACTCGAGAGGCTTGTCTAGTGCCTGAATGTgcaagagagaaaatgaaaggCAAGCTGATTCAGCTTCATGCTTGCCTCCTAAGTTTGTAAGAAACTAAAGTTTAATGTGTGAAAGATTGAGAACCAAAATGGAAACGAAAAGACTTCAAAATTTCAAGCAAGAAAAGTACCTGATTCACTGAATTCTGGGGGGTTTCATACTCTGCTGCTACAAATATGAAAAGCTGCAATGTATGACAAGGTCATGATTATTGCAAATTTGAGTTGGCTCTTACGGTGATCATTACATACAATGCACAGTTCCATATTCATGTTTCATCCCAGCAATGAAATATAAAGTAGTTTTACATAggatttcaaaattttcatagGACATCCAAAACATGACTTATCAGAACATGGAAACTATAATAGAGTGATTGTTCAAGTAAATGAAATGTACTCAGATTACACTCATGGAACGGCCAAATGGCTTGCCTTGTAAGGAGAGTAGAAGATTTAGATTCTGAAATGTAAAGACTATGGCACCCATCACCCGAGGTGTTTCAAATTACAAACCTGCTTTGTGTTCCATGTAAAAAGTGACTGTAAATCAGCTGTTATATTCATGGTGAGGCTGACCTGCATCAAATGGAAGGCAGTTCAATCAGCAATGAATCATTTCTAGCTTATCAAGTGGAAAAGAATAAAGAGCCTGCATCTACACTAATGCATCTAAAATGAAGGATGGTTTGACAATAATACAGTGTCTTAAAATAGTTAAGATGAACAGGGGGGGAAATCAACATAATCAATAAGATAAGTTTctggaagaaaaaaatccacTATCCTGCAAACTTACAAGCATCACTCTATAAATTCTCTATATCAACATTCCTTCTAATCTTCAAAACTTCTACGAGTAGGCACAGAAAAGCCAAGAAGCTGGTCCCATATTAAACTCAATGGTCAATAGGTACAAGGTCATCCCTTTCCCTGGTGTAATGTTTTCAGCACTTCTTTAACCGATAAGTAGAATTAACTAAAACATCTAGCATGATTGAAGATGTTAACTATTGTTTCATATTTCTTGAAACAGAAAAGTGAACCATATTGTAATGGGCCAAATCCAAAATATAAGCTGAACAGTTAAAGATGCAACATTGACTACAAATGTTCTATCCTAATATGATTTTACCCCTAAAAATTTTGGTAACAAGTTGTAAACCACTTCATTTTTGTATTCAAGGATTTTAATGCTATCAAGATTTTTCGTAAATTTAgcatattattatcaatatcaaGCAGTTTAGATTATACGTACATGGAATATTTGCAAAATAATGACCTTTGACCAATGATagcttaattgagaatttcCTAAATGGAATCTATAGTCAAGATGGAGAATTCACCTCAAATATCGGATGCCCCGCccctaatctctctctctctctctctctctctctctctctctctctctcacccaCACCCACACAGAAGAGAAATAATGCAGGTTGAAAGCAGGATGTCCATAAAGTAAAAACAACAGGATAACCAAAAAACTGCTTGTGGGATGTTATGGGACACCCATGAAGTTGACATCAAACCCTTTGAGACTAACTTCACTAGCAACAAAGAACTAAAGGCGGATCATTACCCTTTGAGACTAACTTCACTAGCAACAAAGAACTAAAGGCGGATCATTTTGTAAGATGAAAGCATGTTTCCTGTAGATTTTGCCCTTCCAATATCCATGCATGTTACCAGTTGTTAGGGGCAAAATCAGGTCTCAACAAGTATTGAACGGGGAAAATGGGATTGTTCAACTCAATTTTCTAAACCTCTACCTAAAGAAGAGAATCTTTAGACATCGACATTTCAGAAACTAAAAACCAAGACCACTTTTTTAGCAACCAGGCTACATAAATTTACTGGGAAAAGTCAGATGAGCAAGAACCTTAGCACACTCACAAACAAAAGAACAGCTAAGATAACAAAAGATTAAACCAAACTCTGAGACCAATACTCTTATAGCTACAAAAGATAGAAATACTGAAAATTCAATCCAATAAATCATCAAAACAGATTATGCAaccataatctaaaaaattaagccACTCAAACCCAGAATTTAAAACCTTCTGATAAAACATATACACCTATAAAAACCCACCTAGCATTTCATAATTAGCAGCAAATGGAACCCAAAAgtaactttttttaatcaaaaaaacccatttaacaaaaattattgttaatcccatcaattcataaaaaaaacccactaaTCTACCAAAAGAATCAATCACGTCTcacacaaaagaataaaaaatatatattaagcaaAGAAACAATCATATCACCTCATCATTTCCATGCGGCTGCTTTTGAAACCAATTGAAATTCAACACCTACAAAACcccaagataaattaaaaaaaaaaaaaaacatcatttcaaaGTTGCATCTCGATCCAAACAGCCTTAAACCAACACAAAATTTCACAAGTTTAGAGCGAAAACCTGGATTTCAgcagaaggagaaggaaaattGAAGTTGTCAGAGAAAGAAGCGATAGTACACATTAAAGCCAGTATAGTCAAGGCGTACGTTAGCAACGCGTTCGCTCTATATCCGAACGTATGCATTTTTCGATGTCGCTTTTAGAAGAATCTCCAAGCCGTTTTGATTCAGACAAAACTAGATCGTGCTGTCCTTCCTTATCCCTCTTCTGTCAGAACTGCAGGGAGTGAGTTTTGGTCTGAAATTAAGgaagggggggagagagagttggactttttgttggttttgattGGTTACTACGCGTTTAGTTTAGTCACCATGTTTGCTGACATGGCAAATTTAGTAAAAATTGACATGTCATTAACTGCTTTGTCTtccaaatttatattaattaaaattagttttaatacaTCATTGCTAgagtttatttaaattaattataataaaactataatttgtGAATAAataacatacattaaaaaaatataaaaataactttttaaagaATGGTAATTAAACTTATCCTAATCTATTAAGCTAGGttaataagttaatttaagttcacataaatcaatcaaaataatatcattttaaattttaaattttaaattttaaaatttaaaataatgttatttttaaaaaaaatcaaactagttAGAAATCCGAGtaaatcaaatcatattaacttaaatgtttttttattaatttactcGAGCTAGATACCAGATTTAatgagttcaaaaaaaaaaaaaaaacaagaagaaggagTAGAAGTAATTCACATTGTTCCATGAAAGAAAAGGCAATCCAGATGGTGCACGCGAAAGAGAATTTACaagatggaaaatatttttcacaacCAAAGATTTTTTGtggaaatattttatatttttttttacttgaagcCTAACCCATACGCTTGAGGTTCGGGGCTTTCTTTATCTTCAAGCCCAGCTCGAATTTGCTATAGATGGTTAGAGAAAAAGGCCCTCAGAATGGCCCAAATAGGGGCTTGATTGAGAGTAaacttaataagaaaatgagatCCATATTGGGCCCATCGCACAGAAGCTGAAATTGTGATCGATCCAtcatcaagttattttttaagtgttttggatcattttgatgtaccgatattaaaaataaatttaaaaaaataaaaatatatattattttgatgcacttcCAAGCCATAAAAAGTATTACAATTTCCTCAATTTATGACCCTCAATCaaaaatcatagatgaagaataattcattaatttataaaaaaaatattttctttataatagtaagtgatttattttatagaaaaatacttttcacatGACAAATGTATTTAATTTGGCGTCGAGGGCCGACTACATTGCTTAGAAGTAAATCAAGTAGCATGGGGACACAAAAGCTTGCGGGCAACAACCATGGCAATCAGTCGCTTGCAAGGCACAAGCATGGCCCTCcatgaaaactaatttaaatgTGAATCATCCACAGGTTCGTGTGATAAATGTCGACcatattcttaaataaattgGGATCTTGATCATCTATGTAAGTGCTTTATATGGAGTGCTCAAGTGGTTTCTccactaaattaaacaaatattagaaattaagtAGATGAGTTCAtctttctagaaaaatattcaCATTTTCCTTATCAATTCATGATCTAACTTGACCACCATaacaattattaatatattatttcattgttatttCACGTTATTATCAATATGATCAttataatcatcatttatcGTTATTCCatgttattaaaaacaaaacttgtaaTTATTATCTCCATTAACACCAATAACCTTGctattaaattaacaattatttcttCGTTATTGTTACTATCATCCTTATAACtattatcaataatattattaatatagcatatattataaaaataaccatCACATCATAACTATCATTGTCACCCCtactatttttatcataaaatatatttttttttcatcttattacCATCATTCAAAAaccataaatgaaaaataattcattaattcatataaaaaaaaactcaatgcatctaaataataaaaaagtaccTTATTTTGCATAGAAATATTTTATGCGGAATACTTAAAAGTAAATCAATTCCTATGGGAACACGAGCTTGTGGACAACAACCATGGCTCGCAAAACACATGCATGGTCCTCtatcaaaactaatttaaatGGGAAACATTCATAGTTTCATGTGATAAACATCGAAATATTGAACAAAAAAGGCCGACCATATTTTAAAACCACTTGGGATCTTAAATCAAGTGCTTTTCATTGATTGCTCGAGTGGTTTCTCCACTAATTATTaagcaaataaaagaaagtgGATGGGCATGAAATGTCTCAATCCATGTTAGACCTAACCCAATTCCCCAAGGTATGTTCTATCATATATAtcccataatatatatatatatatatatatatatatatatatatattaggagtGTTTGTTTGGTGTTGTAGTAgctaaaactttttaaatttttttatgtttgaaaaatatattaaattgattttttacatatttttcgatgatttttatattttgaaatcaaaaatattaatttttatattaatttaaagtattgtattacattaccaaacacatatttaGAAGGATATTATCACTG from Populus trichocarpa isolate Nisqually-1 chromosome 5, P.trichocarpa_v4.1, whole genome shotgun sequence includes these protein-coding regions:
- the LOC112327441 gene encoding pentatricopeptide repeat-containing protein At1g74630, encoding MSKTEPLCLSLLNICKSLTTFKQIHANVLKLGLESDPFIAGKLLHHCAISLSDSLDYACRLFRYTPNPDVFMHNTLIRGLYESDRPQDSLLKFIEMRRNSFSPPDSFSFAFIVKAAANLRSVRVGIQLHCQALVHGLDTHLFVGTTLISMYGECGFVGFARKVFDEMPEPNAIAWNAMVTACCRGGDMKGGRELFDLMPVRNLMSWNVMLAGYTKAGELELAREMFLEMPMKDDVSWSTMIVGFAHNGYFEEAFSFFRELQRKGMRPNETSLTGVLSACAQAGALEFGKILHGFIEKSGLAWIVSVNNALLDTYSKCGNVLMAQLVFERIMNERNIVSWTSMMAALAMHGHGEEAIGIFHKMEESGIRPDEIAFISLLYACSHAGLVEQGCEYFDKMKGMYNIEPSIEHYGCMVDLYGRAGQLQKAYEFVCQMPIPCTAIIWRTLLGACSMHGDVKLAEQVKERLSELDPNNSSDHVLLSNAYAVAGKWKDAASVRRSMTEQRITKTPGWSMIEVDKIMYTFLAGTKQYKITEEAYKKLKEIIRRLRVEGGYVPEIGRVLHDIEEEEKEGSVSVHSEKLAVAFGIARLCKGRTIRIVKNLRICRDCHAVMKLISQIYKVEIVVRDRSRFHSFKDGYCSCRDYW
- the LOC18098805 gene encoding scopoletin glucosyltransferase encodes the protein MGSTSTSSPPHVVIFPFMAQGHTLPLLDLSKALASRGTRVTIITTPANAPFILSKNSTHPTISLSIIPFPKVEELPEGCENVNHLPSPDLFVPFINATKLLQQPFEDVLKELCDCDSTIPIGVISDMFLPWTVDSCCLFDIPRIVFSGMGVLPTVIERNVSLHVPCISSLLHSEPINLPSVPFPLNKTDFPDFVWRGDEKHPMLPIISEIEQAEHNSWGYVVNSFEELEGDHVAAFENHKETKAWLVGPLLLHDQSKQDLMNSGSKDVDQKQFSPYIKWLDQKMEGVGPGNVIYVAFGSQSYMTDLQMEEIALGLEMAGQPFIWVVRSRTWVPPVGWEDRVKERGLAIRDWVDQRGILEHPAIGGFLTHCGWNSVLEGLSMGVPLLAWPMGAEQGLNARYTEMGLKAGLMVLQERDAKDDPMTVQHNVICDSVKELIRGDQGKKARERAQELGRKARQAVEKGGSSDKKLDELIECLTLKTRIQGRQADTKG
- the LOC18098806 gene encoding signal peptidase complex subunit 3B, with the protein product MHTFGYRANALLTYALTILALMCTIASFSDNFNFPSPSAEIQVLNFNWFQKQPHGNDEVSLTMNITADLQSLFTWNTKQLFIFVAAEYETPQNSVNQVSLWDAIIPAKEHAKFWFQTANKYRFVDQGSNLRGKEFNLTLHWHVMPKTGKMLADKLVMSGFRLPEEYR